One genomic segment of Leptospira kirschneri serovar Cynopteri str. 3522 CT includes these proteins:
- a CDS encoding DUF3332 domain-containing protein, producing the protein MQQNKFRKAIVAILMPMILFVSFGNCFGKFAIVKKVYEVNDGFNIGSGLLAKFIKTLVMYFPFSILYFVGFFFDLILFNLIEFWSGNNPVGYNEYDENGKYVKAYEENGEKLLLSYSDFGKRLDIQFEKEGNSQNLIVFRAEPGKFFAEKDGKLEEIVVSSETVGSKTILKMAEQGKLKSTKVVDTKTLNDLEAKLVSESL; encoded by the coding sequence ATGCAACAAAACAAATTTCGTAAGGCTATTGTAGCGATTCTTATGCCGATGATTCTTTTCGTTTCTTTTGGAAACTGTTTCGGTAAGTTTGCAATCGTTAAAAAAGTGTATGAAGTAAACGATGGTTTTAATATTGGCAGCGGTTTATTGGCTAAATTCATTAAAACTCTTGTCATGTATTTTCCTTTCAGCATTCTTTATTTCGTCGGATTTTTCTTCGATTTAATACTATTTAACTTAATCGAATTCTGGTCCGGTAATAATCCAGTGGGTTATAATGAATATGATGAAAATGGAAAGTACGTTAAGGCCTACGAGGAAAACGGAGAAAAACTTTTACTGAGTTATTCCGATTTCGGAAAAAGGTTGGACATTCAGTTCGAAAAAGAAGGTAACTCTCAAAATCTGATTGTGTTTCGCGCCGAACCCGGAAAATTCTTTGCTGAAAAAGACGGCAAATTGGAAGAGATCGTAGTATCTTCGGAAACGGTAGGATCAAAAACGATTTTAAAAATGGCGGAACAAGGCAAACTAAAATCCACTAAAGTTGTAGATACAAAAACATTAAACGACTTAGAAGCAAAATTAGTTTCCGAATCTCTCTAA
- a CDS encoding DUF192 domain-containing protein, protein MGIKLPKSKILLIFSIALYVSYNVYSKDVEKITIYVDEHPLLVEVVNTPADRARGLMYRKSMGENEGMLFVFAKPEYLSFWMKNTQIPLSIAYFNSDRRITDIHDMKPNQTKELYHSSEKALYALEVNQGWFTKRKIGKYGVLKIPDRVRAVQ, encoded by the coding sequence ATGGGAATCAAATTACCCAAATCTAAAATTCTATTGATATTTAGTATCGCCTTATATGTTTCATACAACGTATATTCAAAGGATGTAGAAAAGATAACGATCTATGTGGACGAACATCCCCTACTTGTAGAAGTAGTAAATACTCCCGCAGACCGAGCTAGGGGGTTGATGTATCGAAAATCCATGGGAGAAAACGAAGGTATGCTTTTTGTTTTTGCAAAACCGGAATATTTGAGTTTTTGGATGAAAAATACTCAGATCCCTCTTAGTATCGCGTATTTTAACAGTGATCGAAGGATCACCGACATACATGATATGAAACCGAATCAAACGAAAGAATTGTATCATTCTAGCGAAAAAGCGTTGTATGCTTTGGAAGTAAATCAGGGTTGGTTTACTAAAAGAAAAATTGGCAAATACGGAGTGTTGAAAATTCCGGATCGGGTGAGGGCGGTTCAATAA
- a CDS encoding enoyl-CoA hydratase-related protein: MSEKLISITKEGQIAILTIQRPSALNALNREVLTQIGQEVDALEKDKNIRVLIVTGEGKAFVAGADIAEMKDLNVSQGEEFSKLGNSVFQKLHQSRIVSIAAINGFSLGGGLELALACDIRIGSEKAKLGLPEVSLGLIPGFGGTQRLARLIGYARAIELIVTGEMISAEEGYRIGILNKLVKEGENILDFSKSIANSILKKGPQAIERVKKTIQQGLDVSLKEGISMEEKAFGDCFDGGQSKEGMGAFLEKRPAQF; the protein is encoded by the coding sequence ATGAGTGAAAAATTAATCAGTATAACTAAAGAGGGGCAAATCGCAATTCTTACGATCCAAAGACCTTCCGCTTTGAATGCCCTCAATCGAGAAGTATTAACTCAAATCGGTCAGGAAGTGGATGCGCTTGAAAAAGATAAAAACATAAGAGTTTTAATTGTGACCGGTGAAGGTAAGGCGTTTGTTGCCGGAGCCGATATTGCCGAAATGAAAGACTTAAACGTTTCTCAAGGAGAGGAATTTTCTAAATTAGGAAATTCTGTATTCCAAAAATTGCATCAATCTAGAATCGTTTCGATCGCTGCGATCAACGGTTTTTCTCTTGGCGGAGGTTTGGAACTGGCTCTTGCCTGTGATATACGAATCGGTTCTGAAAAAGCGAAGTTGGGTTTACCGGAAGTTTCTCTGGGATTGATTCCAGGTTTTGGAGGTACACAAAGACTGGCCAGATTGATCGGCTATGCGAGGGCGATCGAACTTATTGTAACCGGAGAAATGATTTCTGCGGAAGAGGGTTATAGAATTGGAATTCTTAATAAACTCGTAAAAGAGGGAGAAAATATATTAGATTTTTCTAAATCGATTGCAAACTCGATTCTTAAAAAAGGACCTCAGGCGATTGAAAGAGTCAAAAAGACGATCCAACAGGGTTTAGATGTTTCTTTAAAGGAAGGAATTTCTATGGAAGAAAAGGCGTTTGGAGACTGTTTTGACGGCGGTCAATCCAAAGAAGGTATGGGCGCGTTTCTGGAAAAAAGACCGGCTCAATTTTAA